TTGGATTCAGAGCCGACATTGTCATTGAGGTCCAATTTGGCCCATTAGGTTCTGTATTACTTATTAATGGGCCATAGATTTGTTTCATCCTCGAATGTAGTTCAACACCAGGTTGCTCTATTTCTTGGTTAATTGGATTCCATTTCCTACCTATTTTGATTTATTTCTTGTGATGCTATATAGAAATCTTGAAGAAGAAGCAACATCACCATGAAATTAATAACAATATAAAAGCAAGAGTAATACCATTATTAAAATCTTGGAAGGATAAGGGCACATTAAGTATTGTTTAACTTACCAATGGCATCTTATCGTTGATGCTTAGACCTAACCCAACTCATTTAATCTATGCAAAATTGACCTTGACTTTTTTCAGTGCTTGCCCAAAATTAAGCAATATCAAAACCCCAATTCATATCTATCAAGTTGCAACTACAAATTAATATAACTAtattttaaaactcaaaagtcctTGAAGCTTGGTCCAAGCAAACATTAGTCAATGTGGGTTGTTGttattgttcttcttcttcttcttcttcatctttattCCAATTCTCAAAGATAGAAAAGCAACGGAATATGATCAAGTGGGTTGGTTGCCTCAAAAGATGCTTTTGACAACTTTCTTTTTTCCTTCTTGAGACAATCAAATCTCTTATACCTGACATCAAACACTACCTAACAccaatttctcttcattaaaaccccAATTGCCAATTCCTCAAGTGAAAGATAGGAACTTGTCCTAAAAGGGGCATTAAAATGATGGGCCACTTTGTTCATTGACTTGCCAAGAAGACTAGCAAAGCTAAGGGAGAGGAGAGAGCCAACCATGTTTGTGTATAATTTgcaaataattaatatttcatcAATCAGACTATAGAGCTCTCGTCTTCAAATCTCCTCATCTACCCATTTTAAAATTATTCTCCTTTGTGGTCCACAATTATTATATAACTTATTCTACttctattaaataaataataataataataataataatatttctcTTTACCATTCCTTATTTCCTTTTACCTAAACCACTCATATAATTTTCTGGGTTAGAAAAAAAGAAGGGTCATTACTCATTACCCATTCAAAAACTAAGCTTTTCATTAATCATTTTCATATGAAAGTGGAAGCCCTCTGTTTAGGGACATATCTTTTCCCAAGAAACATAATAATTGGACTAATTCACACCTAAACATGATGTTTAACCATATTAATAAGGTTAATTTGACAAGCAATGATGGAGACAAGCCCAGTCAATACTTGCCTAACACTTTAACAAACCTACTCGTTAGCCTAATTCCTGCTTTATGGTGCCCTTAATAGTATTAAGAGTAATCAAACCTTGTCCATACTTCaaactatatattttttttgttgttttcttgtattattgctaAGGTTAAATAATACAAAAGGGCCTGTCAATCTCCCTTATATATAATTTGATTTATTAATTGGCCATAGATTTATTACTTTCTAAATACCCTGATTCCTATTTTTTTAAACTAATATTGATCAAATAAGAACCCAAACTACCAAACCAAACAATTCAATTTAGGTTTCACCCAACCATGATTAAGAACTGAACCGTCTGTTAATATCCCACGTTGATTTGGGATAGGGTAATGTGCCTTTATATTGTCTTATGCAGTTTTTTATCTTTTAAGTTACTTTTTGAAGGTGAGTTTGatttaatctattttttttaaaatgatatTAGAGCCTTTTTAACCAATATTAGATTTCTTATAAATGTTTTATGCTCTAAGTATTTGGTTCTGAGCGTGAGAGATATGTTAATATCTCATTAATTTCGAATAAAAGTAATCGGccatttataaaattttagacatcttttttatttaaattaacttttgAAAATGAGTTAAGTTCAACTCATTTTCTTGGGGGGTGGTGAGAGATATGCATGAatgtataaaaaattttataatgtgtTATATTATAAAACAAAATAACAATTACATGATGATTATTTATTAGTCTATCAATTAATATgttagtaatatatatatatataaagctaaGCCTTGAAGTACAGAAATATATAGAGAATCTCATTAGAGGGAAAAAGGGAAGGTAATTTCGCGGCAGCTTAAGATTAGGATAAGGAATTGAATTCCCTGCTAAAATCATTGGGCAATCCAATTCATGAACCGTTAAAGTAAAAGCCAAGGAAGAGATCAAAATTGGAGTCAATTCATAATTAaagaaatggataaaacagttaccACAATCCAGGTAGGCCAAAAGAGGTTGTTCAGTTCAGCCGTCCAATTCTTGAATTGGTGCTTCCTTTACTTTTTCTTGGATTTTGACCTTTAGTTTTACAGTAATATTAGTATGGAAAATCTTTAACTCAACAGctggaaatcaaaatcaaaccCATTTTTGTAATACTTGTCAgaaaccattaatttcatatctcATGAATCATGATCCCTCACCTTCCCTTTCTACTCTGCTAAATCCCGTGAAGTCCCAAACCCATTCCCCACTTGTcaacttccttctttcttctcACTCTACTCTCCTCTCACAGGCGTTTATTGCATGCTTAACCTACCCTCCTTTTTTCTCCCACCTTTgacaaatataataaaatttattacttgAATCTTCATATATTTTTAACCTTCAAATATCTCGAAAAAGGCGTTAACGTccctataatttattaaaattaacaaaTCTAAAGAGGAGAAAAGGGCAAAAACAGGGGAGGGTAAAAGATGAAAACAAAGGTGTCAAAGAGAGTGGGTAtggtttaatttttttagtaGAATTTTTGTTTGTGTTAAATGATGGGAGTTGAAAGGGAAGACAATTGGGTACCCATTTTGTTATTTGGTTCCAACAACGTCACAATCAAAGAACCTCCAAAATGGTCCATGGTTCCAAACTAAAGCCACCAAAACGAGGGAAAAGGAAAAGGGTCCTTGTGGAAAGGAAAAGACGAGGAAGCAAAAATACCTTAGAACCACTCGTACCATCTTTCTCTCTCAATGCAAACCCACAGCAGCAAAAGCGAAATCTCCCGTCAATTTCAACAATATATTATAAAGGCAAAGCCCTTAAAAAGAATCCCACAACACTGCCAAAGTTCATCCACATAAAAAAGTTGTCCAATATAACTATGTCTTTGTAATCTATGAATATATTTTTGGGGCACACTTGAAGGACGCCTTTGCCCTTTCATTaggacaatttctggtccaacATGCTTAATGGGTAGACTTTGTTTTCTTGCTTTGATCCACTGACCCTAATTAGAAAAGTACTACGAACCCATTCAACCAGAGGAAAAAAGGATCAATAAGGCCTATATaatcaaagaaagggaataacTGATACGACCAAAAGGAGTCTTATTCTTGAATGGAAGAAATAAAAAGAGAAGTTACTGCATGGAACACAATTGTGTTCAGGGGTGAGGAGGATATTCCAATTTCACCTTACCATCTCTATCTCAACTTATTTTGGAATATTAAGTAAAGAAGGTAGATAAACCATTCACATATCAAACTAAGGCTCCGTTTGGCTTCTTGAGGATCTAAAAAGCCAAATCCATTTACAAAAAGTTGACAAGTAAACAAAAGTCGGGATATTCCTCCCTACAACAAAAACCCATAGCTTCTAATTCCCTCTTTTTCAATCCCCCAAGGCCAAAATCCTCCACATTAAAACCCCTAATAAAAAcacaaaaataaagaagaaataatataaaaaaaaggcTTTTTTTTATTTTGCCTTTGTGTTGTACCTCTATTAATTTagcttttttatattttcttcttTGATATGACTTTTACAAGTCTAGAACTCTCTAGGGTCCACAAAAATGGCCACGCCAGGGGGTGATTTGGTCCAGTCACCGATGAACCCGTCACTGTAGTCTTCCCCCAGCCTCTTGATGCACCATAAGTCCTCAGCGCACGATAGCATTTTCCAGTGTGGAATTCCTAACTTAAGTCGTTCGCGACTCGACACCTCCGTAGCCACCACACCACAACCACGCTCCTTCGCCAGGTTATGCGCGTGCGCACAAAGCGCCTTTACCATTTTCACCGCGCGTGGGCCTTCACCTCCAAGACCATACAAAAAATGCAACCCAAACGGCCTGAACACCTCGGGCACCGATGGCAACCTTAAAAACGGCAACGCCTTGTCAACCATTCTCGTCGTTTTAGCAAACGCGCGCTTTACGATCGACACTCCACGGACTTCCAGTGTAAACACGTCCTTACAGTTCCACACGCTTAGCACGGCCCAAGAGTCAGGTGGGTCGGACAAAAACTTATCAAACCCGGGCCAGGAATCTGATTTATATTTGCCACGTGGCACGGCCAAGAAGGTGCCCAAGCTGAGTTTGTTATTAAGCACCGAGTCAATGTCGCGGGGGAAGAATTCTATGGTGGAGAAACGGCTACGATAGAGCAATTCCGCATCGTGAGGGGCGAGTTGGAAGATGGTGATTCTTTTGGAAACGGCAAGTCTGTGAGCAAAGACCGGGTTAACGAGAATTGAAGGCGTACGGAACTTTGAGTAACCGCATTTGTCGGTGAACAGCTTAACGGAAGCGTGATTGTCGTTTTCCGTTGCCAAGTAGGAATATTCAGCGCCGTTTTCACGAAACCAGTCCTCCATGGTGCGCACCAGTTTTAAGCCTATTCCCATTCTCCtgcattaattaaaaaaaaaattaaaaattaatataatacacAAAAAACCAAAGAGATGTTTTGAGTAGAATGTTAAAATAAAGAGTAAACGTCATTAAGGCCCAATAATTGGATGCAATTGTGATTAATGATAATAGTTTAATAAAGCTGTCGTTTCGTTTTTGCTTCCGGGAAATTGGAAACgcagatttttaaattaaatttgaaataagaAGACGACGTCGTCGCATAGAATTTGAAAGGTAGTAGTCTTACTTACCGATGGGAAGGAGAAACGCGCAGGCCTAAGATGTAAGCGAGTTTAGTGTAGacagggagaggttttggagggTCATTGTTATTGGTGGTGGCGGTGGTGGAGGTGGCGGCGATTTTGACGTGTCTAGAAAGCTTTTTGCCACAGGTAACGGTTTTGATGCAACCTCTTATCATACCCACTATCTCCTCACCCAACTCAGCCACCTATATTCAATACACAAAAACCAGACACatcagaaaagagaagaagaagaggatagcatttattattaaaaacaaaataaaaaagaaaaaaaaataccaaTTCATGGGTTAGTGCCTTTTCATTttatctttcattttttttttaatttttaaaaatcaaaacttCATGATTATTATAATTAACCATTAACATATATACGTAAAAACGAAATGGGTATTGGGTTGTTTATAGCAAATGAGAAAGGACAAAAGAGTGAAAATGGACAAGGTATAGTATTGTGGGTATGTATGTACCAGCATGAGGAAAGCAGGGGAGTGGCGGACCCTGCAAATTGGGTCACCCAAGAGGTCGGTGAAGAGAGAGAGCTTCCCGCTGGGACCAACCTCACATCTTCTCTCCACTTCTTCAACACCCACTCGATCTCTGCTCGGATCAAACTCTCTCACAACTATCATTCTCTCCTCTGCCATGCTAATAATACCAAACTAAACCAATCAAAACAAACCCAATAGCCAAGCTTCTTCGTTTCTTTGGTACGCAGAGGATCAGGGTTTTTGTGTATATATAGAGATACAAGGAGGGGGAGGGCTGAGAGACTTGTTGAaactatattataataataataataagaagaagaacAACGACAACGCGTGAAATAAGCAAGGAAATAGAAAGAACAGGGGCTAAGCTAGGACTTCGAAATTAGTCAAACCATGAAGAGAGGAAAAataggaaagaaaaaaaatggaggaaTTTGATTTTTGAACTGCTTATCCGTATCATAACAACTCATAGGAGACACCCTGGAGAAAAGGGGGGGAAAACCCAGAAGGGGATTGTAAACGTTAATAAGCTTCTTTTTCTCTTCTGTTTCCTCTTattctttcttcttcctccacTTGCTGCAGTAGTTCGCTTTCTTTAGGCAAGTGAGTAGTTCATCATTGCAGAGGTACAAGTGCTTATAAATACCTGATCTGCTTCATGTctccctttttttttaataaataaaaatgttCTCTCtcatttgcttttttttttttgcattaaattaaattaatggaGGGCTTTTTGAAGTCCCTGTCCCTTCTAATATCTCTGGTGATTGTCCAGTACTAGCAATAATAAAATGATTTTATCTAAAATGAATATATAGTAATGGGTAATGGGGTAgtgaaataataataatcatgAAACGAAAAGAAGCAGGAGAGCAAATGGCGGCTATGGCTGCGCAGTCTTGTGGGTGCAGCTGTTTGCTCactctcttttaattttaatcattttatttcTATGGAAAGAGGCGTTCCCATCATGACCCCATTTGTAATCATTACCTTTTCACTCCcctccttttctctctctcccaCTTCTCACTTCCCCCTTCTTCTCCCCTCCATGATCATCATCACATCATCATGATCATCTCCATATATACACATATCCATTCATACCATTTTACATATATGTAGTCATAGATTTATCATTTTTTGGTACGTTTTGTTCTCCTTTTAGAGAATGTCAGCTAACAGAAGATGACCAAAATAAAGACTCTGTTacatgaataatatgattttattTGCTAAATTAATTTCGATTAAAGTAAGAAAGTAAAATAATGGAGAAAGATAGAGCAGGAGAATGGGTTAGTGCCAAGTGGGCAAATCCCAGGAATTTCAGCCGTTGATTTTTTAGTGGGATCAAAAGATGCTTTTCTCTTTATAATCCAACAGTGAATTTTGCGTATTTTGGCCTTTTAGTTTAAAGAATAGGATGGCAACTACCACTTAATAacctcaccatcatcatcatcatcatcaccacCCCCCTCTAGATGGGACGGTCACGATCCACTGCCAAGATTTTTTCCTCTATGCCCATCTTTCCATTCCTCCTCCTTATCTACGGGGAGGGGAATATAAATTTCACCGTATAACGCAGCCCTATCATAGGTGATGTAGCTGAATCTACAACCTTCCTTGTCTATATCATcttttttctcaaatcaattcatttcttttttcttttaaatcaATTCTGCCTGATTGGACGGTTTATGAGCAGAGATCCACATAGTTGCTGATGGAGAGTAGGTACATGGTTATggcatttattttcttttatttattttcgaAAAAGATTATTAAAAAAGAATTAATGATTAGATTTTAATTAAGGAAGTGAATGCGTCATCAATAATGGGTATTATTGTTAATTAAGAAATAATTCTGGTATCCTTTGCATGCAACTGTtatgaattattattataattaattaattaatagggtTAGTGAAAATGATCTAAAATTATTGGTGATATATTTAACAGAGAAAGGAAAATGAAAGGAAGGCAGTGACAAGCAGCAAGAAGTCAGCTGAATTTGGCatactattaattttttattagctTCTAATTTGAAGGGAGCCTCcaacaaatattttatatatatatatatatacacacacacatagcTTGGGCAAGCTAACAACAAGTAGAGCAAATGGGTCCCTACATTTGAAAGGGCCCCATTAAAAAATCTATGTGGGTTAGACTCTAAGTTGTTATATGATTATTATTgggttgatatatatatatatatatatatatatatatatatatatatatatatatatatatatatatatatatatatatatatatatatgacatatatatagatataatttatttatttaataaattaattttaaataataaaaatttattatttaatgtaGAGATCTAAACACCAATACATATACTTACACTTCTCATATTACACAGGAGAAAGAATCCCAGAGTTGGAGTAATTGTTACTATGAATTTCAACTTATTAACGGTAGGTTCAGTTACGTTACTATTAATttatatgaattttttaattttatataattaatgatttaattatattaattgtctcataaaataaaataactaatttaaaaatatatcatgtaatttttgcaacaccccaaaattttaaattttattattttatgagcatttttggtattttaattttatttaaattttaggaatttttttttagatttttcagattttaaaaatcgagtttgattttccgaaaatataaactttgatgatttttaaaaattaatttaaagaccacgtggtaaaactaaaaatatatttggagtctacatatttttctgagttttctgaaaatttttcgaaatttttggacctcgttttcggtcccgaggcaaagtaaaaattcaaaattttgtatttcgaatcgaaccggccgaaccAAACCcgatcggatcggaccgatcgaatcggaccggctcctttttcttcttttcttttcttttgcgcgtcccgacctcctctccttctctctcttttctctctcctccctccttcccttgccgcgccgccacctcccctgccttcccacctcgccggcgcgccgcctcagccctcccccacggccAGCCGCCGcttggaacgccggaaaacggccccAGAAACAACGCGCAGCGCGCGCATGACCTCTCGGCTTCCcgaccaaaatccggccgatccgaccaccaattggaccaggtcttgtgtctaaaatcatctactcggcgagagctttccatagacaccaagaacgccgaaatccatcgagcagtttgtccaatttttgcccgggaagttttagcccattttgactttcgggctagatttctcgcaaaccgtgaatcccaagagaaaaccgagagtaccagagggctccactcgtcgagagcttcgcggcgacataaatttcgaatttttccgatatcatttttcggtgggtcccacggaacttcgcagtgtcttttcgagcattaaatgagcttagaaaattctgaaaaatttatgtactaatccccgtgttgtgggcttcatgtaggtatcctcaattcactgaaattcgacagttgtccgggtctgtgaatttcttgctagacagacccgttaccggaaaagtctccgaattggaccgaggttttggctacccccccattgtcagacatcccgagcgcgttcccgaagtcggaatcggcaaaggtaagcccgaaccttgctttttcgtaattttctagtgcttaaataggattaaaaatccataaaatattcgtggtagctcaaaaaattatgattctttttgtaatagcctagtaatattgctaaggaccgcggggcaaagttttagaatttttagagcttatttgggcagtttttgcaaaaatgatcaattataaggactaaattgaaattttacatattgtgatggatgattgatttgatggacccaggaggggctgtgtgatgagattgagttgtggatatatgggttgtaaatatagaagtgtgttttgagcccttttgcaggttgggtaggtcctaggtataggggagactctgccggattttcggtacgacttaggacgtatttggtcttttcttgattgtattgagtcatttgaattaaataattgtaatgtaattgtcaggtgagccgggacagccttcttcctccgcccagccgccacagtgaccgttgtcaagtctgtaagtaaaatattaattttaattgtaatttcactattattatatgttcaagcatgcccatgcatcacttatatgcatatatctatgtagataaactttaggcatgatttatattgcattcataactgtgaaagtgccatgtatgttgttgtggtaatttggagcggtgtgcgtgcgttggcgtgcgtgtgatgtggtgtggactatggataagacgggtagacacagcttgagatcttcgctgggacccggtccttcggggtagacacggcttgagttcttcgctgggaccccgatttggttattaagtggaagtccgagctgagttcttcgctggcacagttggaattaagagagctgtataggggatcagctcccatatatattatgattgatgttactaggtgtgtgagtgctccaaattacctttttgatgttatgatgtgaatttattgctgatgctgcatttcactctacagggtgcactagttctagatagttatagagattatggttaaaattgatattttactctctgagtcaaacgctcactcctgttcaatatttttttcaggctacaggaggattttattgtggttaacctgtttttcttcttcgcaggttgttattcaatatttgtgtaattttatttactcctagattttttgcatgtattagaaatatttaaatgattcgggtctgtaatataattgttatgtggacctgtaaaaatattctatgcatgattaatagattggatgagggagctgagctcccatttatttttatgatgatgagtatgtggagggtgagctgagctccccaattgatgttatattttgtttacaggtcgggtgagtcaaaaactccccgttgaaaggtccactttatggccggactctgtccggttgattttttgaaattgggcccaaatgagccttagagttggattaagtgaatagttaggcttactatgggcctcggggactttaggctggcccaggtcctagtgccggtccggcccatgggttgggtcgtgacaattttatactttattattattataatttagcaTTATTACTTCATGAAAGCTAACGCGTAGTTGACACGTTGATTTTCATTAATGGATAAGGAACAAAGGAATGatgttaaattataaaaaatatatatttttatttaataaaagttTTTTTTAGTGATAAAATgtgaaattatatattatattttttaaattatcgtAAAAGAATAACATAAACATGCATGCTAAACAGtccttgtcatgacccaacctatggatcggaccggcactaggatctgGACCAGTCTAAAGCCCCCAAAACCCatagtaagcttaactattcatcaacccaactctaaggcccatttgagcccaatttcaagaattcaactgaacaaagtccggccataaaattaaCCATTTaaaggagagtttttgactcgcctgacctgtaaacacaatatatgataaattggggagctcagctcaccttccacataataaaaatatcatatatcaaacgggagctcagctccctcattaaatcccatcatgcatatagTTTATAATCTTACAAGtacaacataacttttataatacagaccCAAAATAAAATGAGTACttttaacacatgcggagtctaaatttcaactcaattattcaaaatacattaaatactttcAATGGACCTAAGAAGAAGAAAAACAGGTTAACCACAAcgataatcctcctgtagcttggaaaaataaatgaacaggagtgagcattcgactcagagagtaaaatatcaattttaaccataatctctatagctatctaaagctaatgcaccctgtgaagtgaaatgcaatatcgtcaacattttcatatcataatagcaaaaaggtaatttgaagcactcacacactcaatactgtcaaacaatacatatatgggagctgatcccctatacagccctctgtatccaatctctgccagcgagtgtctctcaagccggactttcgcttaataaatcaaatacggggtcccagcgagtgtctcttaaacagtgtctacctcgaaggacgggtcctagcgagtgtctctcaagccgtgtctactcgtCCTGTCTATATCCAATATCTTACCAtacgcacgccacgcacacacactgctccaaattaccacaaacaacatccatggcacttcaacatttatgaatgcaacataaatcgtgcctagtatttaactacatagatacatatttataagtgatgcatgggcatgcttaacatatagtaatatcgaaattataattaaaattaatattttactcacagacttaacgaaAGTCACTGTAGCGGCtgagcggaggaggaaggctgtcccggctcacctgataatttattacaattatttaatacatttgactcaatacaactaagaaaagaccaaagatgtcctaagtcgtgccgaaaatccgacagagtctccactatacctaggacctacccaatctgcataaaggcttaaaacgcacttctatatccacaaatcatacacccacaactcaatcacatcacaaagcccctcctgggcccattcaaacagtcaacaatcacaatatgaaaaattatagtttagtccttataattaacccttttgcaaaaactaccaaaatgagctctaaaaattctaaaattttgcctcgcgatCCTTAGCattattattaagctaatgcaaaaggaattataattttctaagctaccacgaatattttatggatttttaatccaatttaagcactagataattaagaaaagataaggttcgggtttacctatgccgattccgaccttgggaaagcgctcgggacgtctgaaaatggtggggtaatcAAAATCTCGACTCAGTTCCAAGACTTTTTCAGTAGCCTGTATGTCCGGTCCGAAATTTACAGACCTGGAAAACCGTTGAATTTCcttgaattgaaggtacctataaGAAGCctacaatacgggggttagtatataatttttatggaattttataAACTCATTTAGTGCTTggaaaaatactacgaaattTCGTGAGACCCACAAAAAAACGGtgttggaaaattttgaaatttatattgccacgaaggtcttgacgagtggagcgctctggtactctaggttttctcgtgggattcacggtttgcgagaaatct
This sequence is a window from Hevea brasiliensis isolate MT/VB/25A 57/8 chromosome 10, ASM3005281v1, whole genome shotgun sequence. Protein-coding genes within it:
- the LOC110650520 gene encoding probable N-acetyltransferase HLS1 produces the protein MAEERMIVVREFDPSRDRVGVEEVERRCEVGPSGKLSLFTDLLGDPICRVRHSPAFLMLVAELGEEIVGMIRGCIKTVTCGKKLSRHVKIAATSTTATTNNNDPPKPLPVYTKLAYILGLRVSPSHRRMGIGLKLVRTMEDWFRENGAEYSYLATENDNHASVKLFTDKCGYSKFRTPSILVNPVFAHRLAVSKRITIFQLAPHDAELLYRSRFSTIEFFPRDIDSVLNNKLSLGTFLAVPRGKYKSDSWPGFDKFLSDPPDSWAVLSVWNCKDVFTLEVRGVSIVKRAFAKTTRMVDKALPFLRLPSVPEVFRPFGLHFLYGLGGEGPRAVKMVKALCAHAHNLAKERGCGVVATEVSSRERLKLGIPHWKMLSCAEDLWCIKRLGEDYSDGFIGDWTKSPPGVAIFVDPREF